Proteins encoded together in one Salvelinus namaycush isolate Seneca chromosome 26, SaNama_1.0, whole genome shotgun sequence window:
- the LOC120021020 gene encoding LOW QUALITY PROTEIN: ras-related protein Rab-36-like (The sequence of the model RefSeq protein was modified relative to this genomic sequence to represent the inferred CDS: inserted 1 base in 1 codon; substituted 1 base at 1 genomic stop codon): MHFPSPVSRDKVISKFPKCYTLQACLQMEDWNTQAKVVCKGSANRHQGWDRPKMFKAVVVGDLNVGKTCLINQFLKDVFTRDYRATIGGDFEIESFELSGAPFSFQIWDTDXPENVKCIASAYYRGVQEXNMETLGGSLLLFDMADIKTLQHTWQWLEEAMRENEPGSYQVFLVGTKSDLLFWWTRFLLLPAGGSRRVVDGKEHWDIYREGAGREGTREWALLDGFIYFLEGLNRIHRRHHSDRIIRKGAAMKGLQVTGPLPSHRACSAPSG, translated from the exons ATGCACTTCCCATCACCTGTGAGCAGAGACAAGGTCATATCCAAATTCCCAAAG TGTTATACTCTACAGGCCTGTCTGCAGATGGAGGACTGGAATACTCAGGCAAAGGTTGTCTGTAAAGGCAGCGCCAACAGACATCAGGG ATGGGACAGACCGAAAATGTTCAAAGCAGTGGTTGTTGGTGATCTGAATGTGGGCAAGACCTGTCTAATCAACCAGT TTCTCAAAGATGTATTTACCAGAGACTACAGGGCCACCATTGGAGGTGACTTTGAGATTGAGAGCTTTGAGCTCTCAGGAGCTCCATTCTCCTTTCAGAT CTGGGACACAG GTCCGGAAAATGTAAAATGCATCGCTTCAGCATACTACAGAGGAGTTCAGG AGTAGAATATGGAAACCCTGGGGGGTTCACTGTTGCTGTTTGACATGGCAGACATTAAGACCCTGCAGCACACATG GCAATGGTTAGAGGAGGCCATGAGGGAGAATGAACCTGGCTCGTATCAGGTTTTCCTGGTCGGAACCAAGAGTGACCTACTT TTCTGGTGGACCCGCTTTCTGCTACTGCCGGCCGGGGGGTCGAGACGTGTGGTGGACGGGAAGGAGCACTGGGACATCTACAGGGAGGGAGCGGGCAGAGAGGGCACCAGGGAGTGGGCCCTGCTGGACGGCTTCATCTACTTCCTGGAGGGACTCAACCGCATCCACAGACGCCATCACTCCGACAGGATCATCAGG AAAGGAGCAGCAATGAAGGGTCTGCAGGTGACTGGTCCTCTCCCTAGCCATCGAGCCTGTAGTGCCCCCTCTGGCTAA